One genomic region from Apodemus sylvaticus chromosome 1, mApoSyl1.1, whole genome shotgun sequence encodes:
- the LOC127670205 gene encoding zinc finger protein 175-like, with amino-acid sequence MAADLNFCQKPQSLETEGQDGPRERWISFEDVTVDFSQEEWQHLDPAQRHLYQEVMLEIYSHLLSVGYPRPEVILKMKNVKDARVGKVDFPHQLCGQGESERDSPHQVCVKAAFPNDVSRVITRGGSYCSIIEEPRHGGDPQRSDQQNQIPPLSPGASFSQKTLMVNNRDGCEATGASLRCCPCEKTLQPDLPADREPQSSTPLQPNGVLDSCRFFTQGLPSAVCTIHNTGDRAHRGDQCANVLSPEQPFMHHDILSQDKPAEYINNEKAFAARSAWCQQETTNAIETHFICHLCGKSFLQKSELSGHPGTNRGETRYECPDCLKSLAGTSSLRAHRDTHTREKPYRCRDCGKSFSYASHLKVHLRIHTGERPYVCSDCGKAFSQKSVLTTHQRIHTGEKPYMCSHCGKLFVYASDLKKHIQFHTGEKPHECRDCGKLFRNKSHLPVHRRIHTGEKPYKCRDCGKSFRRKSHLKVHHRTHTGEKPYVCPDCGKAFSHSSVLSTHQRIHTGERPYVCSDCGKAMSSKAQLNEHRRIHTGEKPYVCVDCGKAFSGRSSLQAHRRTHSSEKPFVCRQCGKGFLRKSQLSSHQQIHTGENP; translated from the exons ATGGCCGCCGACCTGAATTTCTGTCAGAAGCCCCAGAGCCTGGAAACAGAGGGGCAGGATGGGCCACGTGAG AGATGGATATCCTTTGAGGATGTGACTGTGGACTTCAGCCAGGAGGAGTGGCAGCACCTGGACCCTGCCCAGAGACACCTGTACCAGGAGGTGATGCTGGAGATCTACAGCCACCTCTTGTCAGTGG GGTATCCCAGGCCGGAGGTCATCCTCAAGATGAAGAACGTAAAGGATGCACGGGTGGGGAAGGTTGACTTCCCACATCAGCTGTGTGGTCAAG GGGAGTCAGAGCGTGACTCGCCACACCAAGTATGTGTGAAAGCTGCATTTCCAAATGATGTATCAAGAGTAATCACTAGAGGTGGTTCCTACTGTTCCATTATAGAGGAACCGCGGCACGGTGGTGATCCTCAAAGGTCAGATCAGCAAAATCAGATCCCACCCTTGAGTCCTGGTGCTTCCTTCAGCCAGAAGACCCTAATGGTAAACAATCGTGATGGATGTGAAGCAACTGGGGCATCTCTGAGGTGTTGCCCCTGTGAAAAGACATTGCAGCCTGACCTTCCAGCAGACAGAGAACCTCAAAGCAGCACCCCACTGCAGCCTAATGGCGTCCTTGACTCTTGTCGGTTCTTCACACAAggccttcccagtgctgtgtgTACAATTCACAACACAGGAGACAGAGCACACAGAGGTGACCAGTGTGCAAATGTTCTCAGCCCTGAGCAACCGTTTATGCATCATGACATTCTTTCTCAGGACAAGCCAGCTGAATATATCAACAATGAGAAGGCCTTTGCTGCCAGGTCAGCTTGGTGTCAGCAGGAAACCACTAACGCTATAGAGACACATTTCATTTGCCACCTATGTGGGAAATCCTTCCTTCAGAAATCTGAGTTGAGCGGTCATCCAGGAACAAACAGAGGAGAGACACGTTATGAATGTCCTGACTGCCTGAAGTCACTTGCAGGTACATCTAGCCTGCGGGCACATCGTGACACTCACACAAGGGAGAAACCTTACAGATGCCGTGACTGTGGCAAGTCATTCAGTTATGCCTCCCACCTAAAGGTCCATCTTCGAATACACACAGGTGAGAGGCCTTACGTGTGCTCTGACTGTGGGAAGGCCTTTAGCCAAAAGTCAGTCCTCACCACGCATCAGAGGATCCACACTGGGGAGAAGCCTTACATGTGTAGCCACTGTGGGAAATTGTTTGTTTACGCATCAGATCTGAAGAAGCACATACAGTTTCACACAGGGGAGAAACCCCATGAGTGCAGAGATTGTGGGAAATTGTTCAGGAATAAATCTCACCTGCCTGTGCATCGTCGAATTCACACTGGTGAGAAGCCGTACAAATGCCGTGACTGTGGGAAGTCATTCCGGAGGAAGTCGCACCTTAAAGTGCATCACCGAACTCACACTGGTGAGAAGCCTTACGTGTGCCCCGATTGCGGGAAGGCCTTCAGCcacagttcagttctcagcacacatCAAAGAATTCACACTGGGGAGAGGCCTTACGTATGCAGCGACTGTGGGAAGGCCATGTCTTCTAAAGCCCAACTAAATGAGCACCGAAGAATCCACACAGGTGAGAAACCCTATGTGTGCGTTGACTGTGGGAAAGCTTTCAGTGGCAGATCTTCCTTACAAGCACATCGTAGGACTCACAGTAGTGAAAAACCATTTGTCTGTCGCCAATGTGGGAAGGGCTTCCTGCGCAAGTCACAGTTGTCATCTCACCAACAAATTCACACTGGTGAGAATCCTTAG